Proteins encoded in a region of the Methanofastidiosum sp. genome:
- a CDS encoding MscL family protein, with the protein MGFVQEFMDFLKEYKVIGLAVAFIMATASTALVKSFVDDIVMPIISPFIPGGDWQTAVINIGPVAIKSGSFLSQIINFVILALVVFIIAKKVLKEEKVVKK; encoded by the coding sequence ATGGGATTTGTGCAAGAATTTATGGACTTTTTAAAAGAATACAAAGTAATTGGGCTTGCAGTGGCATTTATTATGGCGACGGCTTCAACAGCACTTGTTAAATCTTTTGTAGATGACATTGTTATGCCCATCATCTCACCCTTCATACCAGGTGGGGATTGGCAGACAGCCGTTATCAATATTGGCCCGGTCGCAATTAAATCAGGATCTTTCCTGTCGCAGATTATCAACTTCGTAATCTTGGCCTTGGTCGTATTTATAATTGCAAAAAAGGTCTTGAAAGAAGAAAAAGTTGTAAAGAAATAA
- a CDS encoding rubredoxin, whose protein sequence is MNKYVCSVCGYVYNPAEGDPDGDIPPGTPFEKLPDDWTCPVCGASKDQFEKQED, encoded by the coding sequence ATGAACAAATATGTTTGCTCAGTTTGTGGCTATGTCTACAATCCTGCAGAAGGAGACCCCGACGGAGATATACCTCCGGGCACACCTTTTGAAAAACTTCCAGATGATTGGACATGCCCAGTTTGTGGAGCAAGTAAGGATCAGTTTGAAAAACAGGAGGATTAA
- a CDS encoding FprA family A-type flavoprotein: MIPRAIKDDIYWVGFIDWDRRLFDSLIPTPHGTTYNSYLIKGSEKTVLIDTVDFGKDEFLLNALEMAGVKKIDYIVTNHAEQDHSGSLPKILAKYPDAKIITNAKCKGLLESFLFIPEEKFIVVEDNEEISLGNKTIQFMIAPWVHWPDTMFSYLKEDKILFSCDFLGSHHATSELFVSDEKEVYLSAKRYYAEIMMPFRTMIKKHLERLDNLDIDIIAPSHGPLYNRPSFIIEAYKDWSSDSVKNQVVIPYVSMHGSTKAMVEYLSDALSKEGIEVKLFNLEIADAGELLMALVDTATIVVGASTMLVGPHPLAYYATYLVNAVRPKTRFVSVIGSYGWGGNTVEVLKGLISSLNVQLIEPVYIKGYPQDIDFKLLDKLAEEINIKHKEIGLRR, translated from the coding sequence ATGATCCCAAGGGCGATTAAGGATGATATATACTGGGTAGGATTTATTGATTGGGATAGAAGACTCTTTGATTCATTAATCCCTACACCGCACGGCACTACCTATAATTCTTACCTGATAAAAGGTAGTGAAAAGACTGTCTTGATAGATACTGTAGATTTTGGTAAGGATGAATTTCTTTTGAATGCATTGGAAATGGCAGGGGTAAAAAAGATAGACTACATCGTGACAAATCATGCCGAGCAAGACCATTCAGGCTCTCTTCCGAAAATTCTAGCAAAGTATCCAGATGCAAAGATAATAACAAATGCCAAATGTAAAGGCCTATTAGAATCTTTTCTATTTATTCCTGAAGAAAAGTTCATCGTTGTGGAGGACAATGAAGAGATATCTTTAGGTAATAAAACTATTCAGTTCATGATTGCCCCTTGGGTGCATTGGCCTGACACAATGTTTTCTTATCTAAAGGAAGACAAAATTCTTTTTTCATGTGATTTCTTGGGTTCTCATCATGCAACTAGTGAGCTATTTGTTTCAGATGAGAAAGAAGTTTACCTTTCGGCAAAAAGATATTATGCTGAAATAATGATGCCCTTTAGAACTATGATAAAAAAACATCTTGAAAGGCTAGACAACTTGGATATCGATATAATTGCTCCAAGTCACGGCCCGTTATACAATAGACCTTCGTTTATAATTGAGGCATACAAAGACTGGTCTAGTGACTCAGTTAAGAATCAAGTTGTCATCCCTTATGTTTCAATGCACGGAAGCACAAAAGCCATGGTGGAATATCTTTCAGACGCTTTAAGCAAGGAAGGAATCGAAGTAAAATTATTCAATCTTGAAATTGCTGATGCTGGTGAGCTTTTAATGGCCCTAGTAGATACAGCAACTATCGTCGTTGGAGCATCTACAATGTTAGTTGGGCCACACCCACTTGCTTATTATGCAACATATCTAGTTAATGCGGTAAGGCCAAAAACAAGATTTGTTTCAGTAATTGGTTCTTATGGTTGGGGCGGGAATACAGTTGAAGTTCTAAAAGGATTGATTTCAAGTCTTAACGTTCAATTAATCGAGCCAGTTTATATCAAAGGCTATCCACAAGATATTGACTTTAAATTACTAGATAAGCTAGCAGAGGAGATAAATATAAAACATAAAGAGATAGGATTGAGAAGATAA
- a CDS encoding rubrerythrin family protein encodes MQEKTKKNLMEAFAGESQANRKYLAFASKADQEGYPGVAKLFRAAAAAETVHAHAHLRALGEIKTTKDNL; translated from the coding sequence ATGCAAGAAAAAACTAAGAAAAATTTAATGGAAGCTTTTGCAGGAGAATCGCAAGCAAATAGGAAATATCTTGCTTTTGCAAGTAAAGCTGATCAGGAAGGATATCCGGGTGTTGCAAAACTATTTAGAGCTGCTGCTGCCGCAGAAACTGTCCATGCGCATGCCCATCTTAGAGCGCTAGGTGAGATTAAAACAACAAAAGATAATCTAA
- a CDS encoding ferritin family protein, giving the protein MGFTNLEIYSTEDLILTSLKSELDSKFAYLKIKDSVKNAVLRDKMDFLAKEEDKHKAFFEILYKNKYPNKVMKIPDKTPVPLPEIIIKDEKIQISEVLQQAMNAEMAAYNFYRGVSNRFKEEKEIFNMLIYIADMEMGHYKLLEIEKENSLRFESYEDSWPMMHLGP; this is encoded by the coding sequence ATGGGCTTTACTAATCTAGAAATATATTCAACGGAAGATTTGATATTGACCTCGCTAAAAAGTGAGCTTGATAGCAAATTTGCATATCTTAAAATCAAAGATTCTGTCAAGAATGCGGTCTTAAGGGACAAAATGGATTTTCTGGCAAAGGAAGAAGATAAACATAAGGCCTTTTTTGAAATTCTTTACAAAAACAAATATCCAAATAAAGTTATGAAAATACCCGATAAAACACCAGTGCCATTGCCAGAGATAATAATAAAAGATGAAAAGATTCAGATTAGCGAAGTACTCCAGCAGGCTATGAATGCAGAGATGGCTGCTTACAACTTTTATCGTGGAGTTTCTAATAGATTCAAAGAAGAAAAAGAAATCTTCAATATGTTGATATACATTGCGGATATGGAAATGGGCCATTACAAGCTTTTAGAAATTGAAAAAGAGAATTCATTGAGATTTGAAAGCTACGAAGATTCCTGGCCTATGATGCATTTGGGCCCATAA